One genomic region from Frateuria soli encodes:
- the ftsH gene encoding ATP-dependent zinc metalloprotease FtsH yields the protein MDSRRTSFWYWLGPLIVVVGLQFMLYTPQAPSIPYSQFRSDLAAGRIQSVQVDQDRISGTFKPTRPDAPATRFTTVPVEPGLADALAAARVEFSGAPRSSLLGPALTWMITGLLLFGLWLGLLSRAGRGGPASGLMGVGKSKARVYVERGVGVTFADVAGADEAKDELKEVISFLRDPKQYGRLGERMPKGILLVGPPGTGKTLLARAVAGEAAVPFFSISGSEFVELFVGVGAARVRDLFEQARAQAPCIIFIDELDAVGRARGAFLPTGGHDEKEQTLNQLLKEMDGFDPSSGVVLLAATNRPEILDPALLRAGRFDRQILVDRPDKQERVAILRVHLARLVLAGDVDIEQIAALTTGFSGADLANLANEAALLATRRDATAVGMDDLTRALERVVAGLEKRSRVLSPRERRIVAFHEAGHALVAIELSGGTQVHKLSIVPRGIGALGYTIQRPTEDRFLMQRQELTQRLAMLLGGRAAELMVFGEASTGAADDLAKATDLARGMVTHHGMTAELGTVSYETDATPLLGTTGDAWQPRRYAEVTAAAIDRAIRLLLDQALLTATDVLRRHRVGLETAASQLLLHETLSGDELKAIVERADHTPEARAQEPTAPPVRAAGRG from the coding sequence ATGGACAGCCGTCGCACCTCGTTCTGGTACTGGCTGGGGCCACTGATCGTCGTGGTCGGCCTGCAGTTCATGCTGTACACGCCGCAGGCGCCGTCCATTCCCTACAGCCAGTTCCGCTCGGACCTGGCGGCAGGCCGGATCCAGAGCGTGCAAGTGGACCAGGACCGCATCAGCGGCACCTTCAAGCCCACCCGGCCGGACGCGCCGGCAACCCGCTTCACCACCGTTCCGGTCGAGCCGGGGCTGGCCGACGCGCTGGCCGCGGCGCGGGTCGAGTTCAGTGGCGCGCCACGCTCCAGTCTGCTGGGGCCGGCACTGACCTGGATGATCACCGGGCTGCTCCTGTTCGGCCTGTGGCTGGGGCTGCTGTCGCGAGCCGGTCGCGGCGGTCCCGCGTCGGGCCTGATGGGCGTGGGCAAGAGCAAGGCGCGGGTCTACGTCGAACGCGGCGTGGGCGTCACCTTTGCCGACGTCGCCGGCGCGGACGAGGCCAAGGACGAGCTGAAGGAAGTGATCAGTTTCCTGCGCGATCCGAAGCAGTACGGCCGCCTGGGTGAACGCATGCCCAAGGGCATCCTGCTGGTGGGACCGCCGGGTACCGGCAAGACGCTGCTGGCCCGTGCAGTGGCCGGCGAGGCGGCCGTGCCGTTCTTCTCGATCAGCGGCTCGGAGTTCGTCGAGCTGTTCGTGGGCGTCGGCGCCGCGCGCGTGCGCGACCTGTTCGAACAGGCGCGGGCACAGGCACCTTGCATCATCTTCATCGACGAGCTGGACGCGGTCGGCCGCGCACGCGGCGCGTTCCTGCCGACCGGCGGCCACGACGAGAAGGAGCAGACGCTCAACCAGTTGCTGAAGGAAATGGACGGCTTCGACCCCAGCAGCGGCGTGGTGCTGCTGGCGGCGACCAACCGGCCGGAAATCCTCGACCCGGCCCTGCTCCGCGCCGGCCGCTTCGACCGCCAGATCCTGGTCGATCGGCCGGACAAGCAGGAGCGCGTGGCGATCCTGCGCGTGCACCTGGCCCGGCTGGTGCTGGCCGGGGACGTGGACATCGAACAGATCGCCGCCCTCACCACCGGCTTCAGCGGCGCGGACCTGGCCAACCTCGCCAACGAGGCGGCGCTGCTTGCCACGCGGCGTGACGCGACGGCGGTGGGCATGGACGACCTTACCCGTGCGCTGGAGCGCGTCGTCGCCGGGCTGGAGAAGCGCAGCCGCGTGCTGAGCCCGCGGGAGCGGCGCATCGTCGCCTTCCACGAGGCCGGCCATGCGCTGGTCGCGATCGAGCTGTCCGGCGGTACGCAGGTGCACAAGCTTTCGATCGTTCCGCGCGGCATCGGTGCGCTCGGCTACACGATCCAGCGGCCGACCGAGGACCGCTTCCTGATGCAGCGACAGGAGCTGACGCAACGGCTGGCGATGCTGCTGGGCGGGCGCGCGGCGGAGCTGATGGTGTTCGGCGAGGCCTCCACCGGCGCCGCCGACGACCTGGCCAAGGCCACCGACCTGGCGAGGGGCATGGTCACCCACCACGGCATGACCGCCGAACTGGGCACGGTGAGCTACGAGACCGACGCCACGCCGCTGCTCGGCACCACCGGCGACGCCTGGCAGCCGCGCCGCTACGCCGAGGTCACCGCCGCGGCCATCGACCGCGCCATCCGCCTGCTGCTGGACCAGGCCCTGCTGACCGCGACCGACGTACTGCGCCGCCATCGCGTCGGGCTGGAAACCGCCGCCTCGCAACTGCTCCTGCACGAAACGCTGAGTGGCGACGAACTGAAGGCGATCGTGGAACGGGCCGATCACACGCCCGAGGCCCGGGCGCAGGAGCCAACGGCGCCGCCGGTGCGTGCGGCGGGGCGAGGTTGA
- the glgP gene encoding alpha-glucan family phosphorylase — protein sequence MIPDAPGTAGPAAAAAIGPYLSRTHIAYLSMEIALEPRMHTYAGGLGVLAGDTARASADLELPMVFVTLISRQGYLRQSFDAEGNQLEAADPWTPEAFVHPLRAKVAVLIDCREVWVRPWLYRLRGRLGHELPVLLLDTDLPENDPEDRAITSLLYGGDATYRLKQEIVLGIAGLRVLHALGFEIATYHLNEGHAALLGLELLRRYPLPPDTVGAGELGFDAGAVRRSCVFTTHTPVDAGHDLFPYALYGRLLPGYLDSDQVRLLAGAPGLNMTRLALNLAGFVNGVAVRHAEVTTRMFPGYDVHAVTNGVYLPDWVHPAVAALYHRCSGCWVHDPETLARLDQLPDAEVWQAHERARADLIGFVAGHTGVALDAQLPILGFARRMTAYKRPTLLFADLARLRAIHAKWPFQVVVAGKAHPRDEPGKALVRQLHGLARELAPQIRLVFLPDYDLAAARVLVAGCDLWLNTPLPPQEASGTSGMKAAANGVLNLSVLDGWWVEGCIDGVTGWSLGEEHDDTAASGRLYDCLEQVVLPMFHRNRAGWTGMMKQSVAKLASYFNAHRMMRRYAAEAYLQRRGSATRGAGRSGSGTTGWAG from the coding sequence GTGATACCGGATGCGCCCGGCACCGCCGGGCCCGCGGCCGCGGCCGCCATCGGCCCGTACCTGTCGCGCACGCACATCGCCTACCTCTCCATGGAGATCGCGCTGGAGCCGCGGATGCACACCTACGCCGGCGGCCTGGGCGTGCTGGCGGGCGACACCGCACGCGCCAGCGCGGACCTGGAGCTGCCGATGGTGTTCGTGACGCTGATCTCGCGGCAGGGCTACCTGCGCCAGTCGTTCGACGCCGAAGGCAACCAGCTCGAAGCGGCCGACCCGTGGACCCCCGAGGCCTTCGTCCATCCCCTGCGCGCCAAGGTCGCGGTGCTGATCGACTGCCGCGAGGTGTGGGTGCGCCCGTGGCTCTACCGGCTGCGTGGACGCCTCGGGCACGAGCTGCCGGTGCTGCTGCTCGATACCGACCTGCCCGAGAACGATCCGGAAGACCGCGCGATCACCAGCCTGCTCTACGGCGGCGACGCCACCTATCGCCTCAAGCAGGAGATCGTGCTCGGCATCGCCGGCCTGCGCGTGCTGCATGCGCTCGGCTTCGAGATCGCTACCTATCACCTGAACGAGGGGCACGCCGCGCTGCTCGGTCTGGAGCTGCTGCGCCGCTATCCGCTGCCGCCGGACACGGTGGGCGCCGGCGAGCTCGGCTTCGACGCCGGCGCGGTGCGCCGGTCGTGCGTATTCACCACGCACACGCCGGTCGACGCGGGACACGACCTCTTCCCCTACGCACTGTACGGCCGCCTGCTGCCGGGCTACCTCGACAGCGACCAGGTCCGCCTGCTGGCCGGCGCTCCGGGCCTCAACATGACCCGGCTCGCGCTCAACCTGGCTGGATTCGTCAACGGCGTGGCGGTGCGCCATGCCGAGGTGACCACGCGCATGTTCCCCGGCTACGATGTGCACGCGGTGACCAACGGCGTCTATCTCCCGGACTGGGTGCACCCGGCTGTCGCCGCGCTCTATCACCGCTGTTCCGGCTGCTGGGTGCACGATCCGGAGACACTCGCACGGCTCGACCAGCTGCCCGACGCCGAGGTGTGGCAGGCCCACGAGCGGGCCCGCGCGGACCTGATCGGGTTCGTGGCCGGGCACACCGGCGTGGCACTGGATGCGCAATTGCCGATCCTCGGCTTCGCGCGCCGCATGACCGCCTACAAGCGGCCCACGCTGCTGTTCGCGGACCTCGCGCGGCTGCGCGCGATCCATGCGAAGTGGCCGTTCCAGGTCGTCGTGGCGGGCAAGGCGCACCCGCGCGACGAGCCGGGCAAGGCGCTGGTGCGCCAGTTGCATGGATTGGCACGGGAACTCGCACCGCAGATCCGGCTGGTGTTCCTGCCCGACTACGACCTCGCGGCGGCGCGTGTGCTGGTGGCCGGCTGCGATCTCTGGCTCAACACGCCGCTGCCGCCGCAGGAAGCCTCCGGCACCAGCGGCATGAAGGCGGCCGCCAACGGCGTGCTCAACCTGAGCGTACTGGACGGCTGGTGGGTCGAGGGCTGCATCGACGGCGTCACCGGATGGTCGCTCGGCGAGGAGCACGACGATACGGCCGCGAGCGGCCGGCTCTACGACTGCCTGGAGCAGGTCGTGCTGCCGATGTTCCACCGCAACCGCGCAGGCTGGACCGGCATGATGAAGCAGTCGGTGGCCAAGCTTGCCAGCTACTTCAATGCGCACCGGATGATGCGCCGCTACGCCGCCGAGGCGTATCTGCAGCGCCGCGGCTCGGCGACTCGCGGCGCGGGCCGCTCGGGATCGGGCACGACCGGGTGGGCGGGTTGA
- a CDS encoding Hsp20/alpha crystallin family protein, which produces MTMLTRWNPLKPLSRSEPNDFDELFRNFGLRTMFRDLEVAPEIRVDVSENDEAYDIQADVPGVRKEDIDITIDGNQVSITAETKRESERKDGSREVCTERYYGQVFRSFSLPTDVDDAKAQARYENGVLSLHLPKKPNGQQKRIKVA; this is translated from the coding sequence ATGACCATGCTTACACGCTGGAATCCGTTGAAGCCGCTGTCGCGGTCCGAGCCGAACGACTTCGACGAGCTGTTCCGCAACTTCGGATTGCGCACGATGTTCAGGGACCTGGAAGTGGCGCCCGAAATCCGCGTCGACGTCAGCGAGAACGACGAGGCCTACGACATCCAGGCGGATGTCCCGGGCGTGCGCAAGGAAGACATCGACATCACGATCGACGGCAACCAGGTATCGATCACCGCCGAAACCAAGCGCGAATCGGAACGGAAGGACGGCAGCCGCGAGGTGTGCACCGAGCGCTACTACGGCCAGGTGTTCCGCTCCTTCAGCCTGCCGACCGACGTCGACGATGCCAAGGCGCAGGCCCGCTACGAGAACGGCGTGCTGAGCCTGCACCTGCCCAAGAAGCCCAACGGCCAGCAGAAGCGGATCAAGGTCGCCTGA
- a CDS encoding CBS domain-containing protein encodes MQVRDICTHEAVSISPAASVVEAARLMRTRHVGVLVVVEQPNGERIPVGVLTDRDIVLEVVAPEAPCARLRVGDVMTREPVTCAEEEQLLDAVARMRICGVRRLPVTNPKGGLCGLLSLDDIYGALAVYMQEMSRALTRGQSREMEVRT; translated from the coding sequence ATGCAGGTCCGTGACATATGCACGCACGAGGCGGTTTCCATCAGCCCGGCCGCGTCCGTGGTGGAGGCAGCACGACTGATGCGCACGCGGCACGTGGGCGTGCTGGTGGTGGTCGAGCAGCCCAACGGTGAGCGCATCCCGGTCGGCGTGCTTACCGATCGCGACATCGTGCTGGAGGTGGTTGCGCCGGAAGCGCCCTGCGCGCGGTTGCGGGTCGGCGATGTCATGACCCGCGAGCCGGTCACCTGCGCCGAGGAGGAGCAGCTGCTCGACGCGGTGGCGCGCATGCGCATCTGCGGGGTACGCCGGCTTCCGGTGACCAACCCCAAAGGCGGGCTGTGCGGCCTGCTGAGCCTGGACGACATCTACGGCGCGCTGGCCGTCTACATGCAGGAGATGAGCCGCGCGCTGACCCGCGGCCAGTCCCGCGAAATGGAAGTGCGCACGTGA